One genomic region from Haloterrigena gelatinilytica encodes:
- a CDS encoding response regulator, with the protein MIDRGESAEPADVLLVEPSDERARHTRDGFSDTGATTMHAVSDGDEALAFLEGRDEYADAPAPCLVVLRLELPGPGPDGVDVLERMAERTELSRIPVVVTVDEPEDDVVTDAYNRGANAVLPTPSDPAALAETMARVAEFWIATARLPNRIDRL; encoded by the coding sequence ATGATCGACCGAGGCGAATCGGCGGAACCGGCCGACGTGTTACTCGTCGAGCCCTCCGACGAGCGCGCTCGCCACACGAGAGACGGGTTTTCGGACACGGGGGCGACGACCATGCACGCGGTCTCGGACGGCGACGAGGCGCTGGCGTTTCTCGAGGGGCGCGACGAGTACGCCGACGCGCCGGCTCCCTGTCTCGTCGTGCTTCGGCTGGAGCTCCCGGGTCCGGGTCCGGACGGGGTCGACGTGCTCGAGCGGATGGCCGAGCGGACGGAACTCTCGCGGATTCCGGTCGTCGTCACCGTCGACGAGCCCGAAGACGACGTCGTCACTGATGCCTACAACCGGGGCGCTAACGCCGTCCTGCCGACGCCGTCCGATCCCGCGGCGCTCGCCGAGACGATGGCGCGAGTCGCCGAGTTCTGGATCGCGACCGCGCGGCTCCCCAACCGGATCGATCGGCTCTGA
- a CDS encoding cupin domain-containing protein: MTLDEYPDAVDALEPADGEVETAELVVSDDVLVKAFALGPDAELEAHDHPESTNVFHVLEGTVTVVQDGESETIDAPGVVHHERGAVHGARNETDERVVFTASLCPLPS; encoded by the coding sequence ATGACGCTCGACGAATATCCCGATGCGGTCGACGCGCTCGAGCCGGCCGACGGCGAGGTCGAAACGGCGGAACTGGTCGTCAGCGACGACGTGCTCGTCAAGGCGTTCGCGCTCGGTCCGGACGCCGAACTCGAGGCCCACGACCATCCGGAGAGTACGAACGTCTTCCACGTCCTCGAGGGGACGGTCACGGTGGTACAGGACGGCGAGAGCGAGACGATCGACGCGCCGGGCGTCGTCCACCACGAGCGCGGCGCCGTCCACGGCGCGCGAAACGAGACCGACGAGCGGGTCGTGTTCACGGCCAGCCTCTGTCCGCTCCCGTCCTGA
- a CDS encoding DNA-methyltransferase, with amino-acid sequence METTHRVFVGDSRDLAAIDDDSVELVVTSPPYPMIEMWDDLFTRLDPAIGDALEAGDGRAAFDAMHAQLDRVWDELERVLVDGGIACINVGDATRSVDDSFRVYANHARVLEAFESRGFDPLPDVLWRKPANSAAKFMGSGMIPPNAYVTLEHEYVLVFRKGGESRSFEPGADRRYEAAYFWEERNRWFTDVWTDVRGELQALSDDHDELRDRSAAYPLEIPYRLICMYSAYGDTVFDPFWGTGTTTLAAMCAGRNSVGSELESSFLEVFDDRLEDVPALSRSVGRRRLERHREFVTRRREEGKSFEYRATNYETPVVTKMERNLQLREVAAVDALDDVDEGTDDGSTDEAAADANAVHGYRAEHVPLTLE; translated from the coding sequence ATGGAGACGACCCACCGCGTCTTCGTCGGTGACTCCCGGGATCTCGCCGCGATCGACGACGACTCCGTCGAACTCGTCGTCACCTCCCCGCCCTATCCCATGATCGAGATGTGGGACGACCTCTTTACCCGCCTCGATCCGGCTATCGGCGACGCGCTCGAGGCCGGCGACGGCCGCGCGGCCTTCGACGCGATGCACGCCCAGCTCGACCGCGTCTGGGACGAACTCGAGCGCGTGCTGGTCGACGGCGGCATCGCCTGTATCAACGTCGGCGACGCGACCCGGTCGGTCGACGACAGCTTCCGGGTCTACGCCAACCACGCGCGGGTCCTCGAGGCCTTCGAGTCGCGGGGGTTCGATCCGCTGCCGGACGTCCTCTGGCGCAAGCCGGCCAACAGCGCCGCGAAGTTCATGGGCAGCGGGATGATCCCGCCCAACGCCTACGTGACCCTCGAACACGAGTACGTGCTGGTCTTCCGCAAGGGCGGCGAGAGCCGGTCGTTCGAACCCGGCGCCGACCGGCGCTACGAGGCCGCCTACTTCTGGGAGGAGCGCAACCGCTGGTTCACCGACGTCTGGACCGACGTTCGCGGCGAACTGCAGGCGCTTTCGGACGATCACGACGAGCTTCGCGACCGGTCGGCGGCCTACCCCCTCGAGATCCCCTACCGGCTGATCTGCATGTACTCCGCCTACGGCGACACCGTGTTCGACCCCTTCTGGGGGACCGGCACGACAACGCTCGCGGCGATGTGCGCCGGTCGTAACTCCGTCGGCTCGGAACTCGAGTCGTCGTTCCTCGAGGTGTTCGACGACCGCCTCGAGGACGTGCCGGCGCTGTCGCGGTCGGTCGGGCGACGGCGACTCGAGCGCCACCGGGAGTTCGTCACTCGCCGCCGCGAGGAGGGGAAATCCTTCGAGTACCGGGCCACGAACTACGAGACGCCGGTCGTCACGAAGATGGAGCGGAACCTCCAGCTTCGGGAGGTCGCGGCCGTCGACGCGCTCGACGATGTCGACGAGGGAACGGACGATGGGTCCACCGACGAGGCCGCTGCGGACGCGAACGCCGTACACGGGTACCGCGCCGAACACGTACCGCTGACTCTCGAGTAA
- a CDS encoding PAS domain-containing protein gives MHRGLEVPEPTPVRVLSVGTSTWLQRATAGIDADDDEIAIRGPLDPATELEDASLDETDCLLTDDRAVLERVDGECPVVYALDSSADESIDRLRADGATDVIPEAAAERSSLLANRLRRTAEFDAVRRTAARQETRFRALLEHSSDAVLVVDDDGTISAVGPSAEGIAGYGPETLVGTHYLDLVHPDDVASIRTAFDDLCASEPGTTTTVEYRCQHADDAWYVHEAVLTNRLAAEDRAGGESDAEIDGIVASIRDVTAVHRVERELERSLERVSDAFYALDSELRFTYVNDRAGTLLGVDPATVIGHPILELFPELRETPFRTAAAEAMETQEPASIEHYYEPTDRWYDVRLYPSPSGLSVYFQDVTDRVERERKLQDRTEQLETIIRNIPVVLFELEADGTIALAEGRALERSEAVADDIVGESAFDVFDDKPAIRADFRAALEGVSTHSSIELDGRVFEQWCRPIVEDDAVDRVIGIAADVTERAQYQTALNALHEATSHLLTVESEQAACEYVVDVANDVLDLETVVYRFDDRENELVPTAYSPTLESTVGSPPRLRPGESLAWRAFVDDRPARFDDVRDAPQVFDPTTDARSGLYVPIGEHGVLVALDSEPGRYDEETFELAKLFARTAEAALDRITRTRRLHGHEWELKRQNEHLERLNAAGQVRQDLEQLLLMADSRAEIERGICERLADLECCSFAWIGEPDPGGNQLLPRRRAGHERGYLDAVSVTTVDDSAAEPAGRTARTRSPVFVENVADSIREGTWRGEALSRSFQSVYAVPLVYDDFLYGVLTLYSDDRDAFDEPLRSMLAELGETIGYSIDAVKRKTPLDGESVPAVELELALEGPNPLGRIADRLDARVEFEGGAIRGDGTPTVFAVVDEADDVDPAAVAELEGIDDASVIADTDAETLLQLQYADPFLGAAVDAHGGTLRSLVADDTGTRAVVEVPETVEVRNVLSQLNRREFAVSLVARREGATRTRSTIDAAARNALLEQLTDRQREVVQTAYHGGFFEWPRETTGESIADSLGISSPAFQKHVRATERKLFTALFDGRSLDG, from the coding sequence ATGCATCGCGGCCTCGAGGTTCCCGAACCGACCCCGGTACGAGTCCTCTCGGTCGGGACGTCGACGTGGTTGCAACGGGCGACGGCGGGGATCGACGCGGACGACGACGAGATCGCGATTCGCGGACCGCTCGATCCGGCGACCGAACTCGAGGACGCGTCCCTCGACGAGACGGACTGCCTGCTCACCGACGACCGAGCGGTCCTCGAGCGGGTCGACGGGGAGTGCCCGGTCGTCTACGCGCTCGACTCGTCCGCGGACGAGTCGATCGATCGGCTCCGCGCCGACGGGGCGACGGACGTGATCCCCGAAGCCGCGGCCGAGCGGTCGTCGCTGCTCGCCAACCGACTGCGCCGAACCGCCGAGTTCGACGCCGTCCGTCGCACGGCCGCGCGTCAGGAGACGCGGTTCCGTGCGCTGCTCGAGCACTCCTCGGACGCGGTGCTCGTCGTCGACGACGACGGCACGATCTCGGCCGTGGGTCCGTCGGCCGAGGGGATCGCCGGCTACGGGCCCGAGACGCTCGTCGGAACCCACTATCTGGACCTCGTTCACCCGGACGACGTCGCGTCGATCCGGACCGCGTTCGACGACCTCTGTGCGAGCGAGCCGGGGACGACGACGACCGTCGAGTACCGCTGTCAGCACGCCGACGACGCCTGGTACGTCCACGAGGCCGTGCTCACGAATCGGCTGGCCGCCGAGGACCGCGCCGGCGGCGAGTCGGACGCCGAGATCGACGGGATCGTCGCGTCGATCCGCGACGTGACGGCCGTCCACCGGGTCGAACGCGAACTCGAGCGCTCGCTCGAACGGGTCAGCGACGCGTTCTACGCGCTCGATTCGGAGCTGCGGTTCACGTACGTCAACGATCGGGCGGGGACCCTCCTCGGCGTCGATCCCGCCACGGTGATCGGCCATCCGATCCTCGAGCTGTTCCCGGAGCTCCGGGAGACGCCGTTCCGGACGGCCGCGGCCGAGGCGATGGAAACCCAGGAGCCCGCGTCGATCGAACACTACTACGAACCGACCGACCGCTGGTACGACGTCCGCCTCTACCCGTCGCCGTCCGGACTCTCGGTGTACTTCCAGGACGTGACCGATCGGGTCGAGCGCGAACGGAAACTGCAGGACCGGACGGAACAGCTGGAGACGATCATCCGGAACATCCCCGTCGTTCTCTTCGAGCTCGAGGCCGACGGGACGATCGCGCTGGCGGAAGGGCGCGCCCTCGAGCGAAGCGAGGCGGTCGCCGACGACATCGTCGGCGAGTCGGCGTTCGACGTCTTCGACGACAAGCCCGCGATCCGCGCCGACTTCAGGGCGGCTCTCGAGGGCGTGTCGACCCACTCTTCGATCGAACTCGACGGCCGGGTCTTCGAACAGTGGTGTCGGCCGATCGTCGAGGACGACGCGGTCGACCGCGTGATCGGTATCGCCGCCGACGTCACCGAACGCGCCCAGTATCAGACGGCGTTGAACGCCCTCCACGAGGCGACGAGCCACCTGCTGACCGTCGAATCGGAGCAGGCCGCCTGCGAGTACGTGGTCGACGTCGCGAACGACGTTCTCGATCTCGAGACCGTCGTCTATCGGTTCGACGACCGGGAAAACGAACTCGTGCCGACGGCCTACTCGCCAACCCTCGAGTCGACGGTCGGATCGCCCCCGCGACTCCGTCCCGGCGAGAGCCTCGCCTGGCGAGCGTTCGTCGACGACAGGCCGGCCCGGTTCGACGACGTCAGGGACGCTCCGCAGGTGTTCGACCCGACCACGGACGCTCGCAGCGGTCTCTACGTCCCGATCGGCGAACACGGCGTCCTCGTCGCTCTCGACTCCGAACCGGGGCGCTACGACGAAGAGACGTTCGAACTCGCCAAGCTGTTCGCCAGGACGGCGGAGGCGGCGCTCGACCGCATCACTCGAACGCGCCGGCTCCACGGCCACGAGTGGGAGCTCAAGCGCCAGAACGAACACCTCGAGCGGCTCAACGCGGCCGGTCAGGTTCGCCAGGACCTCGAGCAGTTGCTCCTGATGGCCGACTCCCGCGCCGAGATTGAACGCGGGATCTGCGAGCGCCTCGCCGACCTCGAGTGCTGTTCGTTCGCCTGGATCGGCGAGCCGGATCCGGGCGGAAATCAGCTGTTGCCCCGCCGACGGGCGGGCCACGAACGGGGCTACCTCGACGCGGTTTCGGTGACGACCGTCGACGACTCCGCCGCCGAACCGGCGGGTCGAACGGCGCGGACGCGGTCGCCGGTGTTCGTCGAGAACGTCGCCGACTCGATCCGCGAGGGGACCTGGCGCGGCGAAGCCCTCTCCCGGAGTTTCCAATCGGTATACGCCGTCCCGCTCGTCTACGACGACTTCCTCTACGGCGTCCTGACGCTGTACAGCGACGATCGAGACGCGTTCGACGAGCCGCTCCGATCCATGCTCGCCGAACTCGGCGAAACCATCGGCTACTCGATCGATGCCGTCAAACGAAAGACCCCGCTGGACGGCGAGAGCGTTCCCGCAGTCGAACTCGAGCTCGCCCTCGAGGGACCGAATCCGCTGGGTCGTATCGCCGACCGACTGGACGCGCGAGTCGAGTTCGAGGGCGGAGCGATCCGCGGCGACGGGACGCCGACGGTGTTCGCGGTCGTCGACGAGGCGGACGACGTCGATCCGGCCGCCGTCGCCGAACTGGAGGGAATCGACGACGCGTCCGTGATCGCCGACACCGACGCGGAGACGCTGTTGCAACTCCAGTACGCGGACCCGTTTCTCGGCGCCGCCGTCGACGCCCACGGCGGGACGCTGCGGTCGCTCGTCGCCGACGATACCGGGACGCGAGCGGTCGTCGAGGTTCCGGAGACGGTCGAGGTCAGGAACGTGCTGTCGCAACTCAACCGCCGCGAGTTCGCGGTCTCGCTCGTCGCCCGCCGGGAGGGCGCGACGCGGACGCGGTCGACGATCGACGCCGCCGCCCGCAACGCGTTGCTCGAGCAACTGACCGACAGGCAACGCGAGGTCGTCCAGACGGCCTACCACGGCGGCTTCTTCGAGTGGCCGCGGGAAACGACCGGGGAATCGATCGCCGACTCGCTGGGAATCTCCTCCCCCGCCTTCCAGAAACACGTCCGAGCCACCGAGCGGAAGCTCTTCACCGCGCTGTTCGACGGCCGCTCGCTGGATGGTTAA
- a CDS encoding DHH family phosphoesterase, with the protein MTRESAGDPGADDGDSVVYDLAAECTAEDVERNRPYLAEINGIVDYGVFVDLSESVSGLVHESVLEGTFAVGDELVVELESVRDNGDMAFEPVDVEEYTLQNVAHDYALTGTDRLKANIGDQIHLEGKIVQVKQTAGPTIFHVADEYGVVPCAAFEEAGVRAYPATEVGDVVRVTGTPERREGSIQIEVDGLSKLEGADAEDARERLEDALEERAEPHDVEPLIDWPAFEKLRPNLREVAKLLRRTVLEGRPIRVRHHADGDGMCAAVPVQIALERFIADVHEDENAPRHLIKRLPAKAPFYEMEDATRDLNFALEDREKHGQQLPLLLMLDNGSTAEDVPAYETLAHYDIPIAVVDHHHPDPDAVEDLLDAHVNPYLHDEDYRITTGMCCVELARMIYPDLGDELRHVPAVAGLSDRSKADAMDDYLELASEEGYDEERLQDLSEALDYAAFWLRYNSGDQLIQDLLQIDSADEDRHRELVSFFADRAREEVDEQLEAAMPHLEHEELDNGAHLYRIDVENYAHRFTYPAPGKTTGEIHDRKIEETGDPVITVGYGPDFAVLRSDGVRLDIPNMVSELEEEVPGGGVSGGGHLVVGSIKFVKGKREDVIDALVEKMEDAEIDEALSSAAPIDD; encoded by the coding sequence ATGACACGTGAGTCCGCCGGGGATCCCGGCGCAGATGACGGGGATTCCGTCGTCTACGATCTCGCTGCCGAGTGTACGGCAGAGGATGTAGAGCGAAACCGACCGTATCTCGCCGAAATCAACGGTATCGTCGATTACGGCGTCTTCGTCGATCTCTCTGAGTCCGTCTCCGGGCTCGTCCACGAATCGGTCCTCGAGGGCACCTTCGCCGTCGGCGACGAGCTCGTCGTCGAACTCGAGAGCGTCCGTGACAACGGCGACATGGCCTTCGAGCCGGTCGACGTCGAGGAGTACACGCTCCAGAACGTCGCCCACGACTACGCCCTGACCGGCACCGACCGGCTCAAGGCGAACATCGGCGACCAGATCCACCTCGAGGGCAAGATCGTCCAGGTCAAACAGACCGCCGGCCCGACGATCTTCCACGTCGCCGACGAGTACGGCGTCGTCCCCTGCGCCGCCTTCGAGGAGGCCGGCGTCCGCGCCTACCCCGCCACCGAGGTCGGCGACGTCGTCCGCGTGACCGGCACGCCCGAGCGCCGCGAGGGCTCGATCCAGATCGAGGTCGACGGCCTCTCGAAACTCGAGGGCGCCGACGCCGAGGACGCCCGCGAACGCCTCGAGGACGCCCTCGAAGAGCGCGCCGAACCCCACGACGTCGAGCCGCTGATCGACTGGCCCGCCTTCGAGAAGCTGCGGCCGAACCTGCGGGAGGTCGCGAAGCTGCTTCGCCGGACCGTCCTCGAGGGACGCCCCATTCGGGTGCGCCACCACGCCGACGGCGACGGCATGTGCGCCGCCGTCCCCGTCCAGATCGCTCTCGAGCGATTCATCGCGGACGTCCACGAGGACGAGAACGCCCCGCGCCACCTCATCAAGCGCCTGCCCGCCAAGGCGCCGTTCTACGAGATGGAAGACGCCACGCGGGACTTGAACTTCGCCCTCGAGGACCGCGAGAAACACGGCCAGCAGCTCCCCCTGCTGCTCATGCTGGACAACGGCTCGACGGCCGAGGACGTTCCGGCCTACGAGACGCTGGCCCACTACGACATCCCGATCGCGGTCGTCGACCACCACCACCCCGATCCCGACGCCGTCGAGGACCTGCTCGACGCCCACGTGAACCCCTACCTCCACGACGAGGACTACCGGATCACGACGGGGATGTGCTGCGTCGAACTCGCGCGGATGATCTACCCCGACCTCGGCGACGAACTCCGGCACGTCCCCGCCGTCGCGGGCCTCTCGGATCGCTCGAAGGCCGACGCGATGGACGACTACCTCGAGCTCGCTTCCGAGGAGGGGTACGACGAGGAGCGGCTTCAGGACTTAAGCGAGGCGCTGGACTACGCCGCCTTCTGGCTGCGCTACAACTCCGGCGACCAGCTGATTCAGGACCTGCTCCAGATCGATTCGGCCGACGAGGATCGCCACCGCGAACTCGTCTCCTTCTTCGCCGACCGGGCCCGCGAGGAGGTCGACGAGCAACTCGAGGCGGCGATGCCCCACCTCGAGCACGAGGAGCTCGACAACGGCGCCCACCTCTACCGGATCGACGTCGAGAACTACGCCCACCGCTTTACCTACCCCGCACCGGGGAAGACCACCGGCGAGATCCACGACCGGAAGATCGAGGAGACCGGCGACCCCGTGATCACGGTCGGCTACGGGCCGGACTTCGCCGTCCTCCGGAGCGACGGCGTGCGGCTGGACATTCCGAACATGGTCTCGGAACTCGAGGAGGAGGTCCCCGGCGGCGGCGTCTCCGGCGGCGGCCACCTCGTCGTCGGCTCGATCAAGTTTGTCAAGGGCAAACGCGAGGACGTCATCGACGCCCTCGTAGAGAAGATGGAGGACGCGGAGATCGACGAAGCGCTCTCGAGCGCGGCGCCGATCGACGACTAA
- a CDS encoding NADP-dependent malic enzyme, producing the protein MSLDDDSLEYHREEPPGKVEIRTTKSTTTQRDLSLAYSPGVAAPCLEIADREDDAYQYTAKGNLVGVVSNGSAVLGLGDIGAQASKPVMEGKGVLFKRFADIDVFDIELDHDDVDAFVESVAAMEPTFGGVNIEDIAAPACFTIEERLRERMDVPVFHDDQHGTAIISGAALLNAVDIAGKDMAELSVTFSGAGAAAIATARFFVSLGVPKENITMVDIDGILTTERAESGDLDPYSREFARDVPPGDVADAIVDADVFVGLSVGDIVDPEMVRSMADDPIIFAMANPDPEIDYETAKNARDDTVIMATGRSDYPNQVNNVLGFPFIFRGALDVRASEINEEMKVAAAEAIADLARTDVPDAVRKAYGDQPLQFGPEYIIPKPLDPRVLFEVAPAVARAAVESGAARTDLDLETYVEDLEARLGKSREMMRTVFNKAKTDPKRLALAEGTNEKIVRAAAQLEDRDLARPVLIGDAEEIRATVADLNLEFDPEIVDPSTGDYEEYAEALYERRRRKGVTRTEARERIRDSDYFASVMVDRGDADAMLTGLTNHYPSALRPPLQVVGTAPDTDYAAGVYMLTFKNRVVFLADATVNQDPDEDVLAEITRHTADLARRFNVEPRAALLSYSDFGSVDNRGTRKPRRAAQRLRADPDVDFPVDGEMQADTAVVEELLEDNYEFADLDEPANVLVLPNLEAGNVCYKLLQRLGGAEAIGPMLVGMDRPVHVLQRDDEVSDIVNLAAVATVDAQGE; encoded by the coding sequence GCGTACTCGCCTGGCGTCGCCGCGCCGTGTCTCGAGATCGCCGATCGCGAAGACGACGCCTACCAGTACACGGCCAAAGGGAATCTCGTCGGCGTCGTCTCGAACGGCTCGGCGGTACTCGGACTGGGTGACATCGGCGCTCAGGCGTCGAAACCCGTCATGGAGGGGAAGGGCGTGCTGTTCAAGCGATTCGCCGACATCGACGTCTTCGACATCGAACTGGACCACGACGACGTCGACGCCTTCGTCGAGTCGGTCGCGGCGATGGAGCCGACGTTCGGCGGCGTCAACATCGAGGACATCGCGGCGCCGGCCTGCTTCACGATCGAGGAGCGACTGCGCGAGCGGATGGACGTCCCGGTCTTTCACGACGACCAGCACGGCACCGCGATCATCTCCGGCGCGGCCTTGCTCAACGCCGTCGACATCGCCGGCAAGGACATGGCGGAGCTCTCGGTCACGTTCTCCGGCGCCGGTGCGGCGGCCATCGCGACCGCCCGGTTTTTCGTCTCGCTGGGCGTCCCGAAGGAGAACATCACCATGGTCGACATCGACGGTATCCTGACGACCGAGCGGGCCGAGTCCGGCGACCTCGACCCCTACAGCCGCGAGTTCGCTCGCGACGTGCCCCCGGGCGACGTCGCCGACGCGATCGTCGACGCGGACGTCTTCGTCGGCCTCTCGGTCGGCGACATCGTCGACCCGGAGATGGTGCGGTCCATGGCCGACGATCCGATCATCTTCGCGATGGCCAACCCCGACCCGGAGATCGACTACGAGACGGCCAAGAACGCCCGGGACGACACGGTCATCATGGCGACCGGGCGCTCGGACTACCCGAACCAGGTCAACAACGTCCTCGGCTTTCCCTTCATCTTCCGCGGCGCGCTCGACGTCCGGGCCAGCGAGATCAACGAGGAGATGAAGGTCGCCGCCGCGGAGGCCATCGCCGACCTCGCGCGGACCGACGTCCCCGACGCCGTCCGCAAGGCCTACGGCGACCAGCCGCTGCAGTTCGGCCCCGAGTACATCATTCCGAAGCCCCTCGATCCGCGCGTGCTCTTCGAGGTCGCGCCCGCCGTCGCCCGCGCCGCGGTCGAGAGCGGCGCCGCTCGCACCGACCTCGACCTCGAGACCTACGTCGAGGACCTCGAGGCCCGTCTGGGCAAGTCCCGCGAGATGATGCGGACCGTGTTCAACAAGGCCAAGACCGATCCGAAGCGGCTCGCGCTGGCCGAAGGGACCAACGAGAAGATCGTTCGGGCGGCGGCCCAGCTCGAGGACCGCGACCTCGCGCGGCCGGTGCTGATCGGCGACGCCGAGGAGATCCGGGCCACCGTCGCCGATCTCAACCTCGAGTTCGACCCCGAGATCGTCGATCCGTCGACCGGCGACTACGAGGAGTACGCCGAAGCGCTCTACGAGCGCCGCCGGCGCAAGGGCGTGACGAGGACCGAGGCGCGAGAGCGGATCCGGGACAGCGACTACTTCGCGTCGGTGATGGTCGATCGGGGCGACGCCGACGCGATGCTCACCGGGCTCACGAACCACTACCCGTCGGCGCTGCGGCCGCCGCTGCAGGTGGTCGGCACGGCGCCCGACACCGACTACGCCGCGGGCGTCTACATGCTGACGTTCAAGAACCGCGTCGTCTTCCTCGCCGACGCGACGGTCAACCAGGACCCCGACGAGGACGTGTTAGCCGAGATCACGCGCCACACGGCCGACCTCGCGCGGCGGTTCAACGTCGAGCCGCGGGCCGCCCTCCTGTCGTACTCGGACTTCGGCAGCGTCGACAACCGGGGAACGCGTAAACCCCGCCGGGCGGCACAGCGACTCCGAGCGGACCCCGACGTCGACTTCCCCGTCGACGGCGAGATGCAGGCCGACACCGCCGTCGTCGAGGAACTGCTCGAGGACAACTACGAGTTCGCCGACTTAGACGAACCCGCGAACGTGCTCGTCCTCCCCAACCTCGAGGCGGGCAACGTCTGCTACAAGCTGCTCCAGCGGCTGGGCGGCGCCGAGGCGATCGGGCCGATGCTGGTCGGCATGGACCGCCCGGTCCACGTCCTCCAGCGGGACGACGAGGTCAGCGACATCGTGAACCTCGCGGCCGTCGCGACCGTCGACGCGCAGGGCGAGTAG
- a CDS encoding NADPH-dependent FMN reductase, whose amino-acid sequence MADVHVTAVCGSLREASTTRAALERVLEAAERGGATTELLDLREYELPTFDADRDREDAGDAEELAARLREADAIVLGSPMYHGSFSSPLKTAIDYCGFDEFRGKTVGLLAVSGGAFPVTALEHMRSVCRALNAWVIPHEAAVPNSHSAIEDGAFADEKLEERVATLGRRAVQYAAIEPDPDSFQSDQNVGAEGK is encoded by the coding sequence ATGGCCGACGTTCACGTCACCGCAGTCTGTGGCAGTCTCCGCGAGGCGAGTACGACCCGCGCCGCCCTCGAGCGCGTCCTCGAGGCCGCCGAGCGCGGCGGCGCGACGACCGAACTGCTCGACCTGCGCGAGTACGAGTTACCGACCTTCGACGCGGATCGAGATCGGGAGGACGCAGGCGACGCCGAGGAACTGGCGGCCCGCCTCCGCGAGGCGGACGCGATCGTCCTCGGCTCGCCGATGTACCACGGCTCCTTTTCCTCGCCGCTGAAGACCGCGATCGACTACTGCGGGTTCGACGAGTTTCGGGGCAAGACCGTCGGACTGTTGGCGGTTTCCGGCGGCGCCTTCCCCGTCACCGCCCTCGAGCACATGCGGTCTGTCTGCCGGGCGCTGAACGCGTGGGTGATCCCCCACGAGGCGGCCGTGCCGAACTCCCACTCGGCGATCGAGGACGGCGCGTTCGCCGACGAGAAACTCGAGGAGCGCGTCGCGACCCTCGGTCGGCGCGCGGTCCAGTACGCCGCGATCGAGCCGGATCCGGACTCGTTCCAGAGCGACCAGAACGTCGGCGCCGAGGGGAAGTGA
- a CDS encoding HhH-GPD family protein produces the protein MSESDDDADAGSGAGDGEWSLPDDLEAVREALIAWYEDDHREFPWRRTDDPYGILVSEVMSQQTQLDRVVEAWEEFLERWPTTADLAAADRADVVGFWTDHSLGYNNRAKYLHEAAGQVESEYGGDFPETPDELQELMGVGPYTANAVASFAFNDGDAVVDTNVKRVAYRAFSVPDDDAAFETAASELMPDGESRVWNNAIMELGGVACTKTPKCDEVGCPWREWCDAYASGDFTAPDVPTQPSFEGSRRQFRGRVIGTLREYDELELDTLGHRIRVDYAPDGEYGREWLTGLLTDLESDGLVDLEEAEDGGLVARLRR, from the coding sequence ATGAGTGAGAGCGATGACGATGCCGACGCCGGTTCGGGTGCGGGCGACGGGGAGTGGTCGCTCCCCGACGACCTCGAGGCCGTCCGCGAGGCCCTGATCGCGTGGTACGAGGACGACCACCGCGAGTTCCCGTGGCGGCGGACCGACGATCCCTACGGGATCCTCGTCAGCGAGGTGATGAGCCAGCAGACCCAACTGGACCGCGTCGTCGAGGCCTGGGAGGAATTCCTCGAGCGCTGGCCGACGACGGCCGACCTCGCCGCCGCGGATCGAGCGGACGTCGTGGGCTTCTGGACGGACCACAGCCTCGGCTACAACAACCGGGCGAAGTACCTCCACGAGGCGGCCGGGCAGGTGGAGTCGGAGTACGGCGGCGACTTCCCCGAAACGCCCGACGAACTGCAGGAACTGATGGGCGTCGGTCCCTACACCGCCAACGCGGTCGCGAGTTTCGCCTTCAACGACGGCGACGCGGTCGTCGACACGAACGTCAAGCGCGTCGCCTACCGCGCGTTCTCCGTTCCGGACGACGACGCGGCGTTCGAGACGGCCGCGAGCGAACTCATGCCCGACGGCGAGTCGCGAGTCTGGAACAACGCGATCATGGAACTGGGCGGCGTCGCCTGCACCAAGACGCCGAAGTGCGACGAGGTCGGCTGCCCCTGGCGCGAGTGGTGTGACGCCTACGCCAGCGGCGACTTCACCGCGCCGGACGTCCCCACCCAGCCCTCCTTCGAGGGGAGTCGCCGCCAGTTCCGCGGCCGCGTGATCGGCACCCTGCGGGAGTACGACGAACTCGAGTTGGACACTCTGGGTCACCGCATCCGCGTCGACTACGCCCCCGACGGCGAGTACGGACGGGAGTGGCTCACGGGACTGCTGACCGATCTCGAGTCGGACGGACTAGTTGACCTCGAAGAGGCCGAAGACGGTGGTCTCGTGGCCCGACTCCGCCGATAA